A stretch of Spirochaetaceae bacterium DNA encodes these proteins:
- a CDS encoding metal ABC transporter permease, whose amino-acid sequence MINFLYSLIDVVLPFEWLSFNFMKNAFLALLLSAPLFGALGSMVVSKRMAFFSDALGHGAFTGIAIGLVSGLLTDV is encoded by the coding sequence ATGATAAATTTTCTTTATAGCCTCATCGATGTTGTTTTACCGTTTGAGTGGCTAAGCTTTAATTTTATGAAAAATGCTTTTTTGGCCCTTTTGCTTTCGGCCCCGCTGTTTGGGGCTTTAGGCAGTATGGTGGTGAGCAAACGTATGGCCTTTTTTAGCGATGCCTTAGGGCACGGGGCTTTTACCGGCATTGCCATTGGCTTAGTCAGCGGGCTTTTAACCGATGTG